One Kribbella sp. NBC_00662 genomic region harbors:
- a CDS encoding SURF1 family protein: MPEAHPPLWRTVLTPRWVGLLALALAIAAAMSVMGVWQLGVYRSKTANATAQRAEAAPVALQSLFSIDEGLPSKAVSRRVTVDGTWGPAADQVFIADRSQDSRVGFWVVSPVKLSSSDAVMVVRGWVPTVSDPAARAPSGPVQLTGTVIASEAEDSSDDAAKGRVLSSLRIPTIVHLVDYRVYDAFVVQQSVSGVVPSPAPAAVQPPPPPTDHAGLRNIAYAFQWWIFAAFTLWMWAKMVLDANRSPDEPDPDEDRPEERVEPSGTVSA; encoded by the coding sequence ATGCCCGAAGCTCATCCGCCGTTGTGGCGGACCGTTCTGACACCGCGATGGGTCGGCCTGCTCGCGCTTGCGCTGGCCATTGCCGCAGCGATGTCGGTGATGGGCGTGTGGCAGCTCGGTGTGTACCGGTCGAAGACGGCCAACGCCACCGCCCAGCGTGCTGAGGCCGCGCCGGTGGCTCTGCAGTCGCTGTTCTCGATCGACGAAGGCTTGCCGTCCAAGGCGGTCAGCCGGCGGGTGACAGTGGACGGTACGTGGGGTCCGGCTGCGGACCAGGTCTTCATCGCGGACCGCTCACAGGACTCGCGGGTCGGCTTCTGGGTCGTGTCTCCGGTGAAGCTGTCCTCGTCGGACGCTGTGATGGTCGTGCGCGGGTGGGTTCCGACCGTGAGCGATCCTGCTGCGCGCGCTCCTAGTGGCCCGGTGCAGCTGACCGGGACGGTGATCGCCTCCGAGGCAGAGGACTCCTCGGACGATGCCGCCAAGGGGCGCGTGCTGTCGTCGCTGCGGATCCCGACGATCGTCCACCTCGTCGACTACCGCGTGTACGACGCGTTCGTCGTACAGCAGTCTGTCTCCGGCGTCGTACCGTCTCCGGCGCCGGCCGCCGTACAACCGCCTCCGCCGCCGACCGATCATGCCGGGCTGCGGAACATCGCGTATGCCTTCCAGTGGTGGATCTTCGCGGCCTTCACGCTGTGGATGTGGGCGAAGATGGTGCTGGACGCCAACCGCTCCCCCGACGAGCCGGACCCGGACGAGGACCGGCCCGAGGAGCGTGTGGAGCCGAGCGGTACCGTTTCAGCGTGA
- a CDS encoding class I SAM-dependent methyltransferase — MLHDITESNRANWNTIHDARPGQPVSYFAAGGSTLSADELAAAGSVRGRRVLQLACSCGDEALSWASLGAAVTGVDISEVALEMAREKSAATGIPVDFRRADMLDLPADLTEFDLIYLSWGAICWVPDLTVFATLVTSRLAPGGSILLADHHPVWEVLAVQGPGQLTVTADYFGRSTPRATIENTKLPTGARDNPSAPTFTAFIWPPSDIITALLAAGLTLDTFQESPSTEMYAGLGPAAAHLPATYLIKATRNVSHETLQQVPK; from the coding sequence GTGCTGCATGACATCACGGAGTCCAACCGCGCCAACTGGAACACGATCCACGACGCGCGCCCAGGCCAACCTGTCTCGTACTTCGCCGCCGGCGGCTCGACGCTGTCGGCCGACGAACTCGCGGCCGCCGGCTCTGTCCGCGGCCGCCGCGTCCTTCAGTTGGCGTGCTCCTGCGGGGACGAGGCCCTCTCCTGGGCGTCGCTGGGTGCCGCGGTCACCGGAGTCGACATCTCCGAGGTCGCCCTGGAGATGGCGCGGGAGAAGTCCGCTGCGACCGGCATCCCGGTCGACTTCCGCCGGGCCGACATGCTCGACCTCCCGGCGGACCTCACCGAGTTCGACCTCATCTACCTGAGCTGGGGCGCGATCTGCTGGGTCCCGGACCTGACCGTCTTCGCCACGCTGGTCACCTCACGCCTGGCGCCCGGCGGGTCGATCCTGCTGGCCGACCATCACCCGGTCTGGGAGGTCCTCGCTGTCCAGGGGCCTGGGCAGTTGACGGTCACCGCCGACTACTTCGGCCGCTCCACCCCGCGCGCCACCATCGAGAACACCAAACTCCCCACCGGCGCCCGCGACAACCCCAGCGCGCCCACCTTCACCGCTTTCATCTGGCCGCCGAGCGACATCATCACCGCACTGCTCGCCGCCGGCCTGACCCTGGACACCTTCCAGGAGTCCCCCAGCACCGAGATGTACGCCGGTCTCGGCCCGGCGGCCGCCCACCTGCCGGCCACCTACCTGATCAAAGCCACCCGCAATGTTTCACATGAAACATTGCAGCAAGTCCCCAAGTAA
- a CDS encoding DUF3817 domain-containing protein — translation MTSPADPATSTGSQPLTPAVRGALMRYRVIAYVVGVMLLLLVFLAMPLKYFADSPGAMDVIGPTHGFLYMVYLLLTFDLFRRVRWSFPRLVMMALAGTIPFLSFYAERKTSHELLGR, via the coding sequence GTGACTTCTCCAGCCGATCCCGCCACCTCCACCGGCTCGCAGCCGCTGACCCCGGCCGTCCGCGGCGCGCTGATGCGCTACCGCGTGATCGCGTACGTCGTCGGCGTGATGCTCCTGCTGCTGGTGTTCCTCGCGATGCCGCTGAAGTACTTCGCGGACAGCCCCGGCGCGATGGACGTGATCGGCCCGACGCACGGGTTCCTGTACATGGTTTACCTGCTGCTGACCTTCGACCTGTTCCGCCGGGTTCGTTGGTCGTTCCCGCGACTGGTGATGATGGCGCTGGCCGGCACGATCCCGTTCCTGTCGTTCTACGCCGAGCGCAAGACGTCGCACGAGCTCCTGGGCCGCTAA
- a CDS encoding ParB/RepB/Spo0J family partition protein — protein sequence MNTRLGRGLGALIPSSPAPGTTTLGSKSSSIPGAPPVAKPAEPQGPQGPELAAVPGASFAEIDVEKITPNPKQPRSVFDEEAMEELVHSVKEIGLLQPIVVRRLEDDKYELVMGERRWRATQQAGLTTIPAIVRDTSDDAMLRDALLENLHRSQLNPLEEAAAYQQMLDDFGCTQEVLATRIGRSRPQISNTLRLLKLPAGVQRRVAAGVLSAGHARALLGLPSGDAIERLAQRIVAEGLSVRTVEEIVALGDMNADDPTPARRRNKPVAPRLVDLADRLSDRFETRVKVDLGKTKGKITVEFASLDDLERIVTLMDPNKQTD from the coding sequence ATGAACACCCGACTCGGACGCGGACTTGGCGCGCTGATCCCCAGCTCGCCGGCCCCCGGCACTACGACTCTCGGCAGCAAGTCGAGCTCGATCCCGGGAGCGCCGCCGGTCGCCAAGCCGGCGGAGCCCCAAGGACCGCAGGGGCCGGAATTGGCCGCGGTGCCGGGCGCCTCGTTCGCCGAGATCGACGTCGAGAAGATCACGCCGAACCCGAAGCAGCCGCGCAGCGTCTTCGACGAGGAGGCGATGGAGGAGCTCGTCCACTCGGTGAAGGAGATCGGGCTCCTGCAGCCGATCGTCGTTCGCAGGCTCGAGGACGACAAGTACGAGCTCGTGATGGGTGAGCGCCGCTGGCGGGCGACGCAGCAGGCGGGCCTGACGACGATCCCCGCGATCGTGCGGGACACGTCGGACGACGCGATGCTGCGGGACGCCCTCCTGGAGAACCTGCACCGCAGCCAGCTGAACCCGCTGGAAGAAGCGGCGGCCTACCAGCAGATGCTCGACGACTTCGGCTGCACCCAGGAAGTTCTGGCTACCCGGATCGGGCGATCGCGTCCGCAGATCTCCAACACGCTCCGGCTCCTGAAGCTGCCGGCCGGCGTACAGCGCCGGGTTGCCGCCGGGGTCCTCTCCGCGGGCCACGCCCGCGCCCTGCTGGGCCTGCCTAGCGGCGATGCTATCGAGCGCCTCGCCCAGCGGATCGTTGCCGAGGGCCTCTCGGTCCGCACGGTCGAAGAGATCGTTGCCCTGGGCGACATGAACGCCGACGACCCCACACCGGCCCGCCGCCGCAACAAGCCGGTGGCCCCACGCCTGGTCGATCTCGCCGACCGCCTCTCGGACCGCTTCGAGACGCGCGTGAAGGTCGACCTCGGCAAGACCAAGGGCAAGATCACCGTCGAGTTCGCCTCCCTCGACGACCTCGAGCGCATCGTCACACTGATGGACCCGAACAAGCAGACCGACTGA
- a CDS encoding ParA family protein, with protein MTAAQIAARATSDELQRRLLETPIAAATERTLLVNEGRTMGREFPLPDQTRVFVVANQKGGVGKTTTTVNVAAGLALYGAKILVIDLDPQGNASTALGIEHAEGTPGVYEAVIEGEALDNLIQPCAEHPGIQVIPATIDLAGAEIELVSVVARESRLKNVLDAYLAKTEAAGEKYDYVFIDCPPSLGLLTVNALTAAREVLVPIQSEYYALEGLSQLLRHIDMVKSHLNPGLDVSTILLTMYDARTKLAGEVAAEVRGHFKDAVLRTAVPRSVRISEAPSHGQTVLAYDPASAGALSYLEASREIAMRNNA; from the coding sequence ATGACTGCCGCACAGATCGCCGCGCGGGCCACGTCGGACGAGCTTCAGCGACGACTTCTCGAGACTCCGATCGCCGCCGCGACCGAACGGACCCTGCTGGTGAATGAAGGACGCACGATGGGCCGCGAGTTCCCGCTGCCCGACCAGACCCGAGTCTTCGTGGTCGCCAACCAGAAGGGTGGCGTCGGCAAGACCACGACGACCGTGAACGTCGCCGCCGGCCTCGCGCTGTACGGCGCGAAGATTCTGGTGATCGACCTCGACCCCCAGGGCAACGCGTCGACGGCCCTCGGCATCGAGCACGCCGAAGGAACGCCTGGCGTGTACGAGGCGGTCATCGAGGGCGAGGCACTGGACAACCTGATCCAGCCGTGCGCGGAGCACCCCGGTATCCAGGTGATCCCGGCGACGATCGATCTGGCCGGTGCCGAGATCGAGCTCGTCAGTGTCGTGGCCCGCGAGAGCCGGCTGAAGAACGTGCTCGACGCGTACCTGGCCAAGACCGAGGCCGCGGGGGAGAAGTACGACTACGTCTTCATCGACTGCCCGCCGTCGCTCGGCCTGCTGACCGTGAACGCGCTGACCGCCGCCCGCGAGGTGCTGGTCCCGATCCAGAGCGAGTACTACGCACTCGAGGGTCTCTCGCAGCTGCTCCGCCACATCGACATGGTGAAGTCGCACCTGAACCCCGGACTCGATGTCTCGACGATCCTGCTGACGATGTACGACGCCCGGACCAAGCTGGCCGGCGAGGTCGCGGCCGAAGTACGTGGCCACTTCAAGGACGCCGTACTGCGGACCGCCGTGCCGCGCTCGGTGCGTATCTCGGAGGCCCCGAGCCACGGGCAGACCGTGCTCGCGTACGACCCGGCGTCGGCCGGCGCACTGTCGTACCTGGAGGCGTCCCGAGAGATCGCCATGCGGAACAACGCCTGA
- the rsmG gene encoding 16S rRNA (guanine(527)-N(7))-methyltransferase RsmG: MTDPVSRETPPPLVEKLFPRAAVRLSEYAELLATEGTLRGLIGPREVPRLWDRHLLNCAVVERLIPEEALVADIGTGAGLPGIVLAIVRPDLQVELVEPLLRRTTFLQEAVDSLELDNATVVRSRAEDLPRASYDVVTSRAVAPLGKLARWCLPLCVEGGLMLAMKGSSAEEELDGSERELSKLGAELWHIHQLGGDELALPTTVVSIVAGRAPGGSRHGRHGR; this comes from the coding sequence ATGACCGACCCCGTTTCACGTGAAACGCCGCCGCCGCTCGTGGAGAAGCTGTTTCCACGGGCGGCGGTCCGGCTTTCGGAGTACGCCGAACTGCTCGCGACCGAAGGCACACTGCGGGGACTGATCGGGCCGCGGGAGGTTCCGCGGCTCTGGGACCGGCATCTGTTGAACTGTGCCGTCGTCGAGCGACTGATCCCGGAGGAGGCGTTGGTCGCCGACATCGGCACCGGCGCCGGCCTGCCGGGGATCGTGCTCGCGATCGTTCGTCCCGATCTCCAGGTGGAGCTCGTCGAGCCCTTGCTCCGACGCACCACCTTCCTCCAGGAGGCGGTCGACTCCCTCGAGCTCGACAACGCCACGGTGGTCCGATCGCGGGCCGAGGATCTGCCACGTGCGTCGTACGACGTGGTGACCTCTCGGGCGGTTGCTCCGCTGGGCAAACTCGCGCGCTGGTGTCTGCCGCTGTGTGTCGAAGGCGGACTGATGCTCGCGATGAAGGGGTCGTCCGCGGAGGAGGAACTGGACGGCTCGGAACGCGAATTGTCGAAGCTGGGAGCAGAGCTTTGGCACATTCATCAACTCGGCGGCGATGAACTGGCCCTCCCCACGACTGTGGTGAGTATTGTGGCCGGACGTGCTCCAGGGGGATCCCGGCACGGAAGACACGGGAGGTGA